In Salana multivorans, a single genomic region encodes these proteins:
- a CDS encoding aminoglycoside phosphotransferase family protein — MPPPVQFARRVALRHGVRGAHAEEITGLGSENHVVVVGEDAERVVVRFARDRSKPAVFASEAWCARRSATAGVPTAEILATGTLDGIDYGVQELVPGRPAATGPAAWETLGAYAAAIHRIVPDGDAPDALFTRFGRDPAAAWHSHLAYNLDRLTDDDDVLLRLGAYSVAERAEIRDRAAALRDVPFSFGLSHGDLSVRNLLVRTDGPPVLLDWGCASFGPALYLDLLALERERDTTGHPSAEEMDAFVAGAEADRSVIATVLPAFRLVQRHDLVRWALERRPDRLDESVSGLRAALAME; from the coding sequence GTGCCGCCACCCGTCCAGTTCGCTCGACGCGTGGCGCTGCGGCACGGGGTGCGGGGCGCCCACGCGGAGGAGATCACCGGCCTGGGGTCGGAGAACCACGTCGTCGTCGTGGGGGAGGACGCCGAGCGCGTGGTCGTCCGGTTCGCGCGCGACCGCTCGAAGCCCGCGGTGTTCGCGTCCGAGGCCTGGTGCGCCCGCCGCTCGGCGACGGCCGGCGTGCCGACCGCCGAGATCCTCGCGACGGGCACGCTGGACGGCATCGACTACGGCGTGCAGGAGCTGGTCCCCGGGCGGCCGGCCGCCACCGGACCGGCTGCCTGGGAGACGCTCGGCGCGTACGCCGCCGCGATCCACCGGATCGTGCCGGACGGCGACGCGCCCGACGCGCTGTTCACCCGGTTCGGCCGGGACCCGGCGGCCGCGTGGCACTCCCACCTCGCCTACAACCTCGACCGCCTGACCGACGACGACGACGTGCTGCTGCGTCTGGGCGCCTACTCGGTGGCGGAGCGCGCCGAGATCCGCGACCGCGCGGCCGCCCTGCGGGACGTGCCGTTCTCGTTCGGGCTGAGTCACGGAGACCTGTCGGTGCGCAACCTTCTCGTGCGGACGGACGGTCCGCCGGTGCTTCTCGACTGGGGGTGCGCCAGCTTCGGGCCGGCGCTGTACCTGGACCTGCTGGCGCTCGAGCGCGAGCGGGACACCACCGGCCACCCGTCGGCAGAGGAGATGGACGCGTTCGTCGCCGGCGCCGAGGCCGATCGCTCGGTGATCGCGACCGTGCTGCCGGCGTTCCGGCTCGTCCAGCGGCACGACCTGGTGCGCTGGGCGCTCGAGCGCCGTCCCGACCGGCTCGACGAGTCGGTGAGCGGCCTCCGTGCGGCGCTGGCGATGGAGTGA
- a CDS encoding carbohydrate ABC transporter permease translates to MTTATTGATGAAARPDTPRVVGRTRDRHHRGAWRWVILALCIVFAIGMIAPFLLMVMNAFKSPASYSSGGPLQLPTELYTEGLVKFWNATNFPVKLWNSIWTSALAALFGVLLSLLTAFAIGVGRIRGRMWIVLVFLLANMLPQEVLLYPLYTMAQQVGLNNSGWAIVIIFAVIQCAFGTYLLASVLGTFPKALLEAAALDGATTWRILWQVVYPIVRPTLSVLLIFFFIWTWNEFFIPLVMLTTPDSQTVPIALASLQGDRMLDVPTLNAGALLSLLPTLVFFLIFQRTLTRGVTAGAVK, encoded by the coding sequence ATGACCACCGCAACCACCGGCGCCACGGGCGCCGCCGCCCGTCCCGACACCCCCCGCGTCGTCGGCAGGACGCGGGACCGTCACCACCGCGGCGCATGGCGCTGGGTGATCCTCGCCCTGTGCATCGTGTTCGCGATCGGGATGATCGCGCCGTTCCTCCTCATGGTGATGAACGCGTTCAAGAGCCCGGCGAGCTACTCCTCGGGCGGGCCGCTCCAGCTCCCGACCGAGCTCTACACCGAGGGCCTGGTGAAGTTCTGGAACGCGACGAACTTCCCGGTCAAGCTGTGGAACTCGATCTGGACGTCGGCCCTCGCGGCCCTGTTCGGCGTCCTGCTCTCGCTGCTGACGGCGTTCGCCATCGGCGTCGGCCGGATCCGCGGCCGGATGTGGATCGTGCTCGTGTTCCTGCTGGCGAACATGCTCCCGCAGGAGGTGCTGCTCTACCCGCTCTACACGATGGCGCAGCAGGTCGGCCTCAACAACTCCGGCTGGGCGATCGTCATCATCTTCGCCGTCATCCAGTGCGCGTTCGGCACCTACCTGCTCGCCTCGGTGCTCGGCACGTTCCCGAAGGCCCTGCTCGAGGCGGCGGCGCTCGACGGCGCCACGACCTGGCGCATCCTGTGGCAGGTGGTCTACCCGATCGTCCGACCGACGCTCTCGGTGCTGCTCATCTTCTTCTTCATCTGGACGTGGAACGAGTTCTTCATCCCGCTCGTCATGCTCACGACGCCGGACAGCCAGACGGTGCCGATCGCACTCGCCTCGCTCCAGGGCGACCGGATGCTCGACGTCCCGACGCTCAACGCCGGCGCCCTGCTCTCGCTCCTGCCGACGCTCGTCTTCTTCCTCATCTTCCAGCGCACGCTCACCCGCGGCGTCACGGCCGGCGCCGTGAAGTAG
- a CDS encoding phosphoribosyltransferase — protein sequence MERFPTSEDYPDREVLTWAGFGHAVRDLARMVAASHWEPEITVAIARGGLVPAGALAYALDAKAMGTMNVEFYTGVGATLDEPQVLAPALDVDELAGKRVLVVDDVADSGRTLLLVLQLIAERGADVRSAVIYTKPTSIVVPDYTWKNTEAWIMFPWSSLPPVTGAASTDA from the coding sequence ATGGAGCGATTCCCCACGTCAGAGGACTACCCCGACCGCGAGGTCCTCACCTGGGCCGGTTTCGGCCACGCGGTGCGCGACCTGGCGCGGATGGTCGCCGCCTCCCACTGGGAGCCGGAGATCACCGTCGCGATCGCGCGCGGCGGTCTCGTGCCCGCCGGTGCGCTGGCCTACGCCCTCGACGCCAAGGCGATGGGGACGATGAACGTCGAGTTCTACACGGGTGTCGGCGCGACGCTGGACGAGCCGCAGGTCCTCGCGCCCGCCCTCGACGTCGACGAGCTCGCCGGGAAGCGGGTGCTCGTCGTCGACGACGTCGCGGACTCCGGCCGCACCCTCCTGCTCGTCCTCCAGCTCATCGCCGAGCGGGGCGCCGACGTGCGCAGCGCGGTGATCTACACGAAGCCGACGTCGATCGTCGTCCCCGACTACACGTGGAAGAACACGGAGGCCTGGATCATGTTCCCGTGGTCCTCGCTGCCGCCGGTGACGGGCGCGGCCAGCACCGACGCCTGA
- the yicI gene encoding alpha-xylosidase yields MKFSDGYWLTPEGMTILRAAEVRDVVADPDAGTLTVYASTQVIRARRDTLNRPLLTVTFSSPAPGVVRTRIVHFDGGPEQLPRFELAGEPGFAPTVRADEAGGELTTGELRVVVRRGPGWHVEYRSRAGAEDAGVGGTGAGDGSVDRLLTSSTTRSAAAIARDDGAHYMHEQLTLAPGELIYGLGERFGPVVKNGQSVDIWNLDGGTMSEQAYKNVPFLLSSRGYGVLVDHPGKVSYEIGSEAVERTQFSVPGQVLEYLVIDGPTPKDVLARYTALSGRPARVPAWSYGLWLTTSFTTSYDEETVTSFVDGMAEREIPLSVFHFDCFWMREFHWTDFVWDPATFPDPAGMLRRMKAKGLRICVWINPYIAQRSRLFAEGRERGYLVRNADGSIWQTDLWQAGMALVDFTNPEAGAWYAGYLRELLDQGVDCFKTDFGERIPSEGVVYHDGGDPERMHNYYTHLYNRTVWDALVEARGEGEAVLFARSATAGGQQFPVHWGGDNDSSLASMAETLRGGLSLGLSGFGFWSHDIGGFEGTPDPLVFKRWLPFGLLSSHSRLHGSDSVRVPWAFDEEAVELTRRYTHLKHRLMPYLALAGDEAHAAGVPVLRHTLLEFPDDRSCYTAELQFLLGPSVLVAPVFDPDGSVDVYLPEGRWTSLLTGEVADGGRWRRERHDVGTLPVYVRPGTVLPLGARADRPDYEWVDGVTLTAYELADGQSVDVHVPRLGGALGDGRDFTVRREGSRLVATGPDDVAWRLALPGGDGRAVDAAGGCAEVSLG; encoded by the coding sequence ATGAAGTTCTCCGACGGCTACTGGCTCACGCCCGAGGGCATGACGATCCTGCGCGCGGCCGAGGTCCGCGACGTCGTCGCCGACCCCGACGCCGGTACCCTCACCGTCTACGCGAGCACCCAGGTCATCCGGGCCCGTCGCGACACCCTCAACCGCCCGCTGCTCACCGTGACGTTCTCCTCGCCGGCGCCGGGGGTGGTGCGGACGCGGATCGTGCACTTCGACGGGGGGCCGGAGCAGCTCCCGCGGTTCGAGCTCGCCGGCGAGCCGGGGTTCGCGCCGACCGTCCGGGCGGACGAGGCGGGGGGCGAGCTCACGACGGGCGAGCTGCGCGTCGTCGTCCGGCGCGGGCCGGGCTGGCACGTCGAGTACCGCTCGCGGGCCGGCGCGGAGGACGCCGGTGTCGGGGGGACCGGCGCAGGCGACGGCTCCGTCGACCGGCTGCTCACGTCGTCGACGACGCGGTCGGCTGCCGCGATCGCGCGCGACGACGGCGCGCACTACATGCACGAGCAGCTCACGCTGGCGCCGGGTGAGCTGATCTACGGCCTCGGCGAGCGGTTCGGGCCCGTCGTGAAGAACGGCCAGAGCGTCGACATCTGGAACCTCGACGGCGGCACGATGTCCGAGCAGGCCTACAAGAACGTGCCGTTCCTCCTGTCCAGCCGCGGCTACGGCGTGCTGGTCGACCACCCGGGGAAGGTCTCGTACGAGATCGGGTCGGAGGCCGTCGAGCGCACGCAGTTCTCCGTCCCGGGCCAGGTGCTCGAGTACCTCGTGATCGACGGCCCGACGCCGAAGGACGTGCTCGCCCGGTACACCGCGCTGTCGGGGCGACCGGCTCGGGTGCCGGCGTGGTCCTACGGGCTGTGGCTGACGACGTCGTTCACCACGTCCTACGACGAGGAGACGGTGACGTCCTTCGTCGACGGCATGGCCGAGCGCGAGATCCCGCTGTCCGTCTTCCACTTCGACTGCTTCTGGATGCGGGAGTTTCACTGGACGGACTTCGTCTGGGATCCGGCGACCTTCCCCGACCCGGCCGGGATGCTGCGCCGGATGAAGGCGAAGGGGCTGCGCATCTGCGTGTGGATCAACCCCTACATCGCGCAGCGCTCCCGCCTGTTCGCCGAGGGCAGGGAGCGCGGGTACCTCGTCCGCAACGCCGACGGGTCGATCTGGCAGACGGACCTGTGGCAGGCCGGGATGGCGCTGGTCGACTTCACGAACCCGGAGGCCGGGGCCTGGTACGCCGGGTACCTGCGCGAGCTGCTGGACCAGGGCGTCGACTGCTTCAAGACGGACTTCGGCGAGCGGATCCCCAGCGAGGGCGTCGTCTACCACGACGGCGGCGACCCCGAGCGGATGCACAACTACTACACGCACCTGTACAACCGGACGGTGTGGGACGCCCTCGTCGAGGCGCGGGGCGAGGGCGAGGCGGTGCTGTTCGCGCGCTCGGCGACGGCCGGCGGGCAGCAGTTCCCGGTGCACTGGGGCGGCGACAACGACTCCTCACTCGCGTCGATGGCCGAGACGCTGCGCGGCGGGCTGTCGCTCGGGCTGTCGGGGTTCGGGTTCTGGAGCCACGACATCGGCGGGTTCGAGGGCACGCCGGACCCGCTGGTCTTCAAGCGGTGGCTGCCGTTCGGGCTGCTGTCGTCGCACTCGCGGCTGCACGGGTCGGACTCGGTCCGCGTGCCGTGGGCGTTCGACGAGGAGGCCGTCGAGCTGACCCGCCGCTACACCCACCTCAAGCACCGGCTCATGCCCTACCTCGCGCTGGCCGGCGACGAGGCCCACGCGGCCGGGGTTCCCGTGCTGCGCCACACGCTGCTGGAGTTCCCGGACGACCGGTCCTGCTACACCGCGGAGCTGCAGTTCCTCCTGGGGCCGTCCGTGCTGGTGGCGCCCGTGTTCGACCCCGACGGGTCCGTCGACGTCTACCTGCCCGAGGGACGCTGGACGTCGCTGCTCACGGGCGAGGTGGCCGACGGCGGGCGCTGGCGACGCGAGCGGCACGACGTCGGGACGCTGCCGGTGTACGTGCGCCCCGGCACGGTGCTGCCGCTCGGCGCGCGGGCCGACCGACCCGACTACGAGTGGGTCGACGGGGTGACGCTCACCGCCTACGAGCTCGCCGACGGGCAGTCCGTCGACGTCCACGTGCCGAGGCTCGGCGGGGCGCTCGGCGACGGACGTGACTTCACGGTGCGCCGCGAGGGCTCCCGGCTGGTCGCGACGGGGCCGGACGACGTCGCGTGGCGGCTCGCGCTGCCGGGCGGGGACGGGCGGGCGGTCGACGCGGCCGGCGGGTGCGCGGAGGTGTCGCTGGGCTGA
- a CDS encoding DUF4037 domain-containing protein, whose translation MDVAAFLARLDAILGAQEGPERAASFLDDALATARAESDRGGELTVLNELLGFLRVTGRHGETAGVADRALELLDELGAAGSEAGVTTRINAATALRAAGDPVRARELYGLALADAERTLPPLDRRLAALHNNLALLFSDLGDHDRAREELTEALAILRGGSTDRDRDTEIASTLVNLALARFASASGEAGEDALARAELAEALEVFDRVGAVDPHLASALAALGQAEARAGRTREAAAAYARALAIVEVCFGRDSDAYRVTAQNLAAVGGDAEALPSPASTPSPVSTPSPVSTPSGAPSSMSGLDLSRAYWEAYGPDLLARFPDQAPRIAVGLVGHGSECYGFDDGLSRDHDFGPELCLWLTAEDHDAIGADLQAAYDALPREFLGFTRPSDDERTPRSRGANRRRGVFEIGAFFESITGYREAPPAERPHEWLMLPEATLAAATNGAVFRDQLGVLSATRQGFKQMPDDVRLALVSRRLGMIAQAGQYNVPRMIERGDGGAAWLAIAETASAAASLVFLVNHPARVGYLPYYKWQMAALRRLSGRLIARLPGVVDTLEDILRLASAACFPTSSAFPTPGALAEPAAAGELVAGLIEDLAAQVVADFRARRWTTSDETFLEWQRPHVEAAITTEWLRSL comes from the coding sequence ATGGACGTCGCCGCCTTCCTCGCCCGGCTCGATGCGATCCTCGGCGCTCAGGAGGGGCCGGAGCGCGCGGCGAGCTTCCTCGACGACGCGCTGGCGACCGCACGCGCCGAGTCGGACCGCGGGGGCGAGCTGACCGTCCTCAACGAGCTCCTGGGCTTCCTCCGGGTGACGGGCCGGCACGGCGAGACGGCCGGCGTCGCCGACCGCGCCCTCGAGCTGCTCGACGAGCTCGGCGCGGCGGGGTCCGAGGCGGGCGTGACGACGCGGATCAACGCGGCGACGGCGCTGCGGGCGGCCGGTGACCCCGTGCGCGCGCGTGAGCTCTACGGCCTCGCGCTGGCCGACGCCGAGCGGACGCTGCCGCCGCTGGACCGCCGCCTGGCGGCGCTGCACAACAATCTCGCGCTGCTGTTCTCCGACCTCGGCGACCACGACCGCGCGCGCGAGGAGCTGACCGAGGCCCTCGCCATCCTGCGCGGCGGCTCGACCGACCGGGACCGGGACACCGAGATCGCCTCGACGCTCGTCAACCTCGCGCTGGCCCGGTTCGCCTCCGCGTCCGGCGAGGCGGGAGAGGACGCGCTCGCGCGGGCCGAGCTGGCCGAGGCGCTCGAGGTCTTCGACCGGGTCGGCGCCGTCGACCCGCACCTGGCGTCGGCGCTCGCCGCGCTCGGACAGGCCGAGGCGCGGGCCGGGCGGACGCGGGAGGCGGCGGCCGCGTACGCGCGCGCGCTCGCGATCGTCGAGGTCTGCTTCGGCCGGGACAGCGACGCCTACCGCGTGACGGCCCAGAACCTCGCCGCCGTCGGGGGCGACGCCGAGGCGCTGCCGTCGCCGGCTTCCACGCCGTCACCGGTGTCCACGCCGTCGCCGGTCTCCACACCGAGCGGTGCCCCGTCGTCGATGAGCGGGCTCGACCTCTCCCGCGCGTACTGGGAGGCCTACGGCCCCGACCTCCTCGCGCGCTTCCCTGACCAGGCGCCGCGGATCGCCGTCGGACTCGTCGGGCACGGGTCGGAGTGCTACGGCTTCGACGACGGGCTCTCCCGCGATCACGACTTCGGCCCGGAGCTGTGCCTCTGGCTCACGGCCGAGGACCACGACGCGATCGGCGCCGACCTCCAGGCCGCCTACGACGCGCTGCCGCGGGAGTTCCTCGGCTTCACCCGGCCGAGCGACGACGAGCGCACCCCGCGGTCCCGCGGCGCGAACCGGCGTCGCGGTGTCTTCGAGATCGGCGCGTTCTTCGAGTCGATCACGGGCTACCGCGAGGCGCCGCCGGCCGAGCGTCCGCACGAGTGGCTCATGCTGCCCGAGGCCACGCTCGCCGCCGCGACGAACGGCGCCGTCTTCCGCGACCAGCTCGGCGTCCTCTCCGCGACGCGGCAGGGGTTCAAGCAGATGCCAGACGACGTCCGGCTCGCCCTCGTCTCCCGTCGTCTCGGGATGATCGCGCAGGCGGGTCAGTACAACGTCCCGCGGATGATCGAGCGCGGCGACGGCGGGGCCGCCTGGCTCGCGATCGCCGAGACGGCGAGCGCCGCCGCGTCGCTGGTGTTCCTCGTCAACCACCCGGCGCGGGTCGGGTACCTGCCGTACTACAAGTGGCAGATGGCCGCGCTGCGCCGGCTCTCGGGACGGCTGATCGCCCGGCTGCCCGGCGTCGTCGACACGCTCGAGGACATCCTGCGACTGGCGTCGGCCGCGTGCTTCCCGACCTCCTCGGCCTTCCCGACGCCGGGCGCGCTCGCCGAGCCCGCGGCGGCGGGGGAGCTGGTCGCCGGGCTGATCGAGGATCTCGCGGCTCAGGTCGTCGCAGACTTCCGCGCCCGACGCTGGACCACCTCCGACGAGACGTTCCTCGAGTGGCAGCGACCTCACGTCGAGGCGGCCATCACCACCGAGTGGCTGCGGAGCCTGTGA
- a CDS encoding transferase, with protein MPQKRRSRLEFENDNGETLRYVEHLNGGGFVSPKATVPEDAVVLTGAFVEAGAVMAPGSRLGRGSWLEAGSVLERGVVVNGSVHVGPGVRVGDGARIGSRVKIGAGAVIEPGVVVPADAHVDEGAHVERSSYTRAA; from the coding sequence ATGCCCCAGAAGCGCCGCTCCCGGCTCGAGTTCGAGAACGACAACGGCGAGACCCTGCGTTACGTCGAGCACCTCAACGGTGGCGGGTTCGTCTCGCCCAAGGCGACCGTCCCCGAGGACGCCGTCGTGCTCACGGGTGCCTTCGTCGAGGCCGGAGCCGTCATGGCGCCCGGATCGCGGCTCGGCCGCGGGTCGTGGCTCGAGGCCGGCTCGGTGCTCGAGCGCGGCGTCGTCGTCAACGGGTCGGTGCACGTCGGCCCCGGCGTCCGCGTCGGCGACGGCGCGCGGATCGGCTCGCGCGTCAAGATCGGCGCCGGCGCGGTGATCGAGCCCGGCGTCGTCGTCCCGGCCGACGCGCACGTCGACGAGGGCGCCCACGTCGAGCGCTCCTCCTACACCCGGGCGGCCTGA
- a CDS encoding DUF4125 family protein, with product MVGRETVDLAERVVAHEFAQFQLTRNDGGRAACQDDWPTFHQMRLAQFLTWTPGMLRSYEADLDHADAVGRNLVTEKYARMMASTEPERYRVELAPHLPELDPGLLPTIESVVARQVAWAREFRAAYPRLGRAMRLLTSSEDRIDDTSFETYLRGELLTYSPRTLALYADLVADLAARGENLTTRTLHWTVLLSGYEDLDEAEAAQE from the coding sequence ATGGTCGGGCGGGAGACGGTCGACCTCGCCGAGCGGGTCGTCGCGCACGAGTTCGCGCAGTTCCAGCTGACGCGCAACGACGGCGGCCGGGCGGCGTGCCAGGACGACTGGCCGACCTTCCACCAGATGCGGCTGGCGCAGTTCCTCACCTGGACGCCCGGGATGCTGCGCTCGTACGAGGCGGACCTCGACCACGCGGACGCCGTCGGACGCAACCTCGTGACCGAGAAGTACGCCCGGATGATGGCCAGCACCGAGCCGGAGCGCTACCGCGTGGAGCTCGCCCCGCACCTGCCGGAGCTGGACCCCGGCCTGCTCCCGACCATCGAGTCGGTCGTCGCGCGCCAGGTGGCGTGGGCGCGGGAGTTCCGCGCGGCGTATCCCCGGCTGGGGCGCGCGATGCGCCTCCTGACGAGCTCGGAGGACCGGATCGACGACACGTCGTTCGAGACCTACCTGCGCGGCGAGCTGCTCACGTACTCGCCGCGGACCCTCGCGCTGTACGCGGACCTCGTGGCCGACCTCGCCGCGCGCGGGGAGAACCTCACGACCCGGACGCTGCACTGGACCGTCCTGCTGAGCGGCTACGAGGACCTGGACGAGGCCGAGGCGGCCCAGGAGTAG
- a CDS encoding carboxylesterase/lipase family protein: MRRRGARAEQPDDAGRAGAADPGRHDAPGHPTPPEEDADLLVTTESGVLRGVRLSPPERVPGGVLAWRGIPYAAPVEGALRWLGPRPPVPWEGVRDASRFGPACVQPPGRGIAEEDQSWDCLTLNVARRAETAEGLKPVVVFLHGGSNSGGSASYPLYGGMPFLASDDIVYVTGNYRLGPFGFLDLTELSTPERPIERNLGLRDQLAILRWVQRNIAAFGGDPSRVTLAGQSAGALGVVSLLAMPAAAGLFQAAVAQSPPAACVSSPEAARRRGRWVVEALLAGAGGTDDGGDDAADGGELPDGPGPRIVETVAAGDPGDDAIDVVELLLTIPARRLLEVADAALAREQEEWPGVLSYCSVVADGPGEVLPERPLDVLASGRGHAVPLLVGTTDNEGLVFTKVEKRPPEEMVEALLRATDNAPEPLLDAYPGFPSRRAAAQVIGDFLFWAPTLAVAEGHARIAPTWMYRYDFATPFISAIGLGPTHGTDLMATFGRRNSTLGRRANLLGGGRRLDVVGGAMQSTWLDLAVRGRERWPRFVVDGGEGEPARATLVLSDRARVELDPHASRRRAWRGFRYYD, from the coding sequence ATGAGACGGCGCGGTGCTCGGGCGGAGCAGCCGGACGACGCCGGACGGGCCGGGGCCGCCGACCCCGGACGCCACGACGCGCCGGGGCACCCGACCCCTCCAGAGGAGGACGCGGACCTGCTCGTCACGACGGAGTCGGGCGTCCTGCGCGGCGTCCGGCTCAGCCCGCCGGAGCGGGTGCCCGGCGGCGTCCTCGCCTGGCGCGGCATCCCGTACGCGGCCCCCGTCGAGGGCGCGCTCCGCTGGCTCGGTCCGCGGCCCCCGGTGCCGTGGGAGGGGGTGCGGGACGCGAGCCGGTTCGGCCCGGCCTGCGTCCAGCCGCCCGGGCGGGGGATCGCCGAGGAGGACCAGTCGTGGGACTGCCTCACGCTCAACGTCGCGCGGCGGGCCGAGACGGCGGAGGGGCTCAAGCCGGTCGTCGTCTTCCTCCACGGCGGGTCGAACTCGGGCGGCTCGGCGTCCTACCCGCTGTACGGCGGGATGCCGTTCCTCGCCTCGGACGACATCGTCTACGTGACCGGCAACTACCGGCTCGGCCCGTTCGGCTTCCTCGACCTCACCGAGCTCTCGACGCCCGAGCGGCCGATCGAGCGCAACCTCGGGCTGCGTGACCAGCTCGCGATCCTGCGGTGGGTGCAGCGCAACATCGCGGCGTTCGGCGGGGACCCGTCGCGCGTGACGCTCGCCGGCCAGTCCGCCGGGGCGCTGGGCGTGGTGTCGCTGCTCGCGATGCCGGCGGCGGCCGGTCTGTTCCAGGCCGCGGTGGCGCAGTCGCCGCCGGCCGCGTGCGTGTCGTCGCCCGAGGCGGCGCGGCGCCGCGGACGGTGGGTGGTCGAGGCGCTGCTGGCCGGTGCGGGTGGGACCGACGACGGCGGCGACGATGCGGCGGACGGCGGCGAGCTGCCGGACGGGCCGGGCCCCCGGATCGTCGAGACGGTGGCGGCCGGCGATCCCGGCGACGACGCGATCGACGTCGTCGAGCTGCTCCTGACCATCCCGGCGCGCCGGCTGCTCGAGGTGGCGGACGCGGCGCTCGCGCGCGAGCAGGAGGAGTGGCCCGGCGTGCTCTCGTACTGCTCGGTGGTCGCGGACGGGCCGGGGGAGGTGCTGCCGGAGCGCCCGCTCGACGTGCTCGCGTCGGGGCGGGGGCACGCGGTACCGCTCCTCGTCGGGACCACCGACAACGAGGGGCTCGTCTTCACCAAGGTGGAGAAGCGGCCGCCGGAGGAGATGGTGGAGGCGCTCCTGCGGGCGACGGACAACGCGCCGGAGCCCCTGCTCGACGCCTACCCGGGGTTCCCGTCCCGCCGCGCGGCGGCGCAGGTGATCGGCGACTTCCTGTTCTGGGCGCCGACGCTCGCGGTGGCCGAGGGACACGCGCGCATCGCGCCGACCTGGATGTACCGGTACGACTTCGCGACGCCGTTCATCTCGGCGATCGGGCTCGGTCCGACGCACGGGACCGATCTCATGGCGACGTTCGGGCGACGCAACTCGACGCTCGGGCGCCGGGCGAACCTGCTCGGCGGTGGCCGGCGGCTGGACGTCGTCGGCGGGGCGATGCAGTCGACGTGGCTCGACCTGGCCGTGCGCGGGCGCGAGCGGTGGCCGCGGTTCGTCGTCGACGGCGGGGAGGGGGAGCCCGCCCGGGCGACGCTGGTCCTCTCCGACCGCGCCCGGGTCGAGCTCGACCCGCACGCGTCCCGGCGCCGCGCCTGGCGGGGGTTCCGCTACTACGACTGA
- a CDS encoding histidine phosphatase family protein produces the protein MQREIVMVRHGEAYNTAEPDGLREVRDHANPPLTPLGEAQAAAAARPVAELAPDAVVVSPFLRAAQTAFAHLGPSGSVGTVDVRMSEHFVFRPLADFAGLDLEDYRARFGDRLLVGSDLATAARFPRFPEDEASLAARATSLVTEWLARDDWRRLALYGHWATVVATARVLDPGLDFEPGHCSITRVVEDAPGRWRVVQLAGREHLAGL, from the coding sequence ATGCAGCGCGAGATCGTCATGGTGCGGCACGGCGAGGCCTACAACACCGCGGAGCCCGACGGTCTGCGCGAGGTGCGGGACCACGCCAACCCACCGCTCACGCCGCTCGGCGAGGCGCAGGCCGCGGCGGCGGCGCGGCCGGTCGCGGAGCTGGCGCCCGACGCCGTCGTCGTCAGCCCGTTCCTGCGCGCGGCGCAGACCGCGTTCGCCCACCTGGGTCCGAGCGGGAGCGTCGGCACCGTCGACGTGCGGATGTCGGAGCACTTCGTCTTCCGACCGCTGGCCGACTTCGCCGGGCTCGACCTCGAGGACTACCGCGCCCGGTTCGGCGACCGGCTGCTGGTCGGGTCGGACCTCGCCACCGCCGCGCGGTTCCCCCGGTTCCCGGAGGACGAGGCCTCCCTCGCGGCGCGAGCGACGTCGCTGGTGACGGAGTGGCTCGCGCGGGACGACTGGCGCCGGCTCGCGCTGTACGGCCACTGGGCGACGGTCGTCGCCACCGCGCGCGTGCTCGATCCCGGCCTCGACTTCGAGCCGGGCCACTGCTCGATCACGCGCGTCGTCGAGGATGCGCCGGGCAGGTGGCGGGTCGTCCAGCTCGCCGGCCGGGAGCACCTGGCCGGGCTCTAG